The Argiope bruennichi chromosome X2, qqArgBrue1.1, whole genome shotgun sequence sequence agtaatgaatttatatttgtttttaagacattacaaatgtgaaacaaaataaatctctCATTTATTTGAGCaaattggataaaatttgtattttaagttacCTTTACAGAGAACTAAAAGCCAGAAATAAATTCTACAGAAATGAAAACGAGAAAATAacactaaaattcttattactcatatcatgtttaaatttttgcacTCATTCACTCACTATTATTTACATGATGTTGaatgaccaaaaaaaaaactagaatgtttagataagatttgatatttttattgtctGGAAAAGTGTTTCCAAGGAAACTTTTGAGGAAGTTGCATGATTAGGAGGCCTTCAATTCACATGGAGCTGCTTCTTTAGCTGTCATTCCATTTATAATAAGACAATAATTGCAGAACATTCTTACACTAAATCATTTCCCTGTTTTACAGAAATACATAAGACGATCACAGAATCACATTTATCAGAAAGTTAATGTATTATTTCACATTAGCAGAGGCACTAAATAGAACTTATTGCTGAATAGAATTTAAGTACTAGACTGATTAGAGGCGATTAATCCTGAGGGCCTGGTCTTACACAGAATCTCAGAAAACTTTCACTAAAATTTTGACAAAGGCTGTAATGCATGAAAATCATATTCAACCATTACAATAATTTTCGTTAATTGACGAATGGGAAGAAACAATGAGCCAACTTATGCAATACAATTTTGAGTACAAGATTCTTCAACTGATTCATTTTccaattttacagaaatatataagaTCACAGAATCACATTTATCAAAAAGATAATGCTTTATTTCACATTAGCTGAGGCACTAAATAGAACTTATTGCCCAATAGAATTTAAGTACCAGACTGATCAGAAGACAAACCCTGAGGGCCCAGCCTTtcacaacaatttttaaaaaggccATAATGATATACAGCACGTTCACCTTTTACACATTACTTTTCGTTGATTGGGAATGGGAAGAAGCAACGAGTCACCTTACCCAGtataaaatgtcttaaatttaaGATTACAAAGATTCTTTAACCAAATCATTTTgctattttacagaaatatataagaTCACAGAATCACATTTATCAAAAAGATATTGCATTATTTCACACTAGCAAAGGCACTAAATAAAAGTTATTGCCCAACAGAATTTAAGTACTAGACTGATCAGAGGACAAACCCTGAGGGCCCGGTCTTTTACAAAATCTGACAAAATTTTCACTACATTTATGAAAAGGCCATAAAGCATGCACAGCATATTCAACTCTTACAATGATTTTCGTTGATTGGGAACTGGGAGAGAGCAGTAAGTCATCTTACCCGATACAAAATGTCTTAAATTTAGAGTACAGAGATTACTGCacattataagtttaaaaaataagttttccaaaaatttctacgttttatataaaataacattaagatGGAcctatattattgtaattatttgtaGTTACACATtgtatacatttgaaatattgcatagttatacattttgattattaatttaataatatggcACTGCATCTGACTGAATTTTACATAGTGGTCAAGAAATAACGAAAAGTGTGTAGAAAGAATTAGTTAACTACTTGCATCTTCGTAAATTTCATCTTagcaaagatggaattttgtaatcgattttccATTCACCTTTGATGTGCCGAGTTTCTTCACAGCTGTATATTCCTGAtgacaagataatgttttaagatttgcagaaattaattaccaatgaatattaattttgattttatgtaacAAGCACCACctggtagtgaatttgagaaaaattgattacatgattccatactaataataaaatatatattttttactcatCAATGCTTAGTCTTTAACCCCTTGaccgttttattttttaaaatctaattagttAAGACCTACCATTATGGAAATGTGCTACCTTATCGATTCAATCAAGAATCCAAAGAATTCTTAAGCATTTATggattaaatgtaattttgtgttaaattatagcctgtttgaatgatttattttcagcTATAAGTTTCACAGGCGACAATTTGAAGAACATATGATGGATAGGCACAACGATTAAGAGGTTAAAGAATGCTTTTAgtttattattcaacaaaaattttttaaacaaaaatctgaaGTTCAAAGCAGAAAAAGAGCGTAAATGGCTGAAAACAttgcaataaagaaattaagccataataaatatcacaagaaagacaatatattatgatatgattaaaattctaatctacTAAGGGAATCTATATCAGCACATCATGCTcacaattttgctttaaattccagatttttgataaaaatcatttttcaacatttaagtacaataataaaagtgcacttttaaaatcattttaatttcattgtctCATTGGAatagaaattatctttaatagggagccaaaataaaatgcagaaaatcaCAGTTAAGCCACAATTATTTCAATACCTTAACAAAGTTTATGAACTTTCAGATATTCTGTGATAAAACTTCCACATTAATACATAGAAATGCgttgtttaaaatgaaaactcaTCTTTTACgagtatacaaatatttataaccaCATTGGATATACATGCATATCAACAAATATGGATGTAATCCAATGAAGGAAGTCAGTGAGCAAGTTTGTTATGTTTCTTGGAAATAAAAGGGAAGGGAACCAAAGAGATTTCTCAAAATTGAATTAAGGGCAGTGGGAAAATAACATTTCCAGTCTTGCTTGTGCATTGAAGGAATATTAAAAACAACGAATAAAAATGTTCAAGGCCAACtcataaatgttatatttatacataaaattctcTTATGTATAACCTTTTATAATTGAGTATTTCATTTTCTCTAAAAAGGAGTGAAAAACTAACAATGAGTATTAAACAAGATCAACAAAGTAGATTCGGTCACATTAGCTGCGAGCGAGGGAAAAAGTGCCCGCAATTTGATTAATGAAACTTTATACATGTCTTAACACTGAgtattataataacttttaaatgctaaaccaatattttactttaacaaaACATCTACAGAAAGTGACTGAACAATCCCAAATTTAACACTTTTGTAAGATTTTGTGAATTCAATGAGTATATCCATAACAAATAATCTGGATTTGAGTAATAACCATGAATAGAATCaacattatatcaattttatcaaatatttaaaatgcaatattacaGTGTCTAACATTCACACTGACAGCAAGATTAGGCTCCAAGGTAATCAAAGAACCTAAACTAGAAAATGAATCTTGGAAATGTAATTATACTTTgcaaacaacagcaacaaaagaaaacattaaaaaaacaagaagTTCTTTATAGTGTTGCAcattgataagttttttttttttttatcttaacagGAAAACACAGccatcaaaatgaataaaatataaaaaacaaactgattaaataaataaagctaatcTATAACTGACATTTTAATGCCAACTATAAATGAAATGACTTAGAATGATACATGAATTTCCATATCTTTAATTCAATATGTCAATTCTTcatgtactaaaatattttagcaaagcaaaacttaagttttttttcccaaatatctttttgttctatatttagaattaaatttaatttcaattgaaatatttttacaattcattaaattttctgtaaaaaataaataaaagaaatagaggcaaaaaaatatctgtatgcatttctgtaacaaaaaatatatataaaaattaatttcgttatCACATTCttcaaattgattaaatatatattctttaccaGAAAGCTTCCTTTACActgtactgtatttaaaaaaaaggaaatgatttcCTTAATGCATTGTGTACAATTTAATATCTAATCAATATTTACATAAGGCAATATTTGAAAGCTTTCCTCCATATAAGATTTTTGTTCAGTACATTCCTGCCATGGTCTCCAAGTACCATTGCAATCATATACACCATTTACATATTCCCAACGAGTATTCAACCTATTTAAGTCACCATCTGTGACAGATGTTCGTCGCCTAGGTGGTGGAGAAGAATCATCAAGGTTTATTTCAGCTGGATTTATGGGGGGTAGAACTGAGAGAATCTTGTTTACTTCCTCATCAGCAGGATCAGGATGAGGATGAGAAATGCTAGAGGAAACATCCAAGTTCGTATTTATCACAGAAGAAACATCTGGAACAGAACGGGAACCATAATCACTTACTGAAACGCTAGATTCATCGACTGGGCTTTCTCGATTGTTTTCACTTCTGACAGACTGTGaagatattaagaatttttttaacaattcagaTTTTGTTCGCGAGACTTCAGCCTCAGAACTGTGAAGACTATCAACAGAAGTCAAACTTTCTGATGACAGAACAGTACTGAAACCTTTTTTAGCTTGTAAATCGGCAATAAGTTGTTGTGTTGTTTTGACTTTTGGAAGCTTTGCACCAGATGGCAAGGAAGCTATCATATCTCCCAACCGATTTTCTTGAAGCTCATTTTTGTTATCAAAGCTCCTTTTTCTCTTTGGATTTCTTGTGGGAGTATTTAAAAGTGTCTTATCACCATCAACAGAATTGGAATGGCATGAAGTAACACTGTCGAATGCTGAACTCTCACTAGGTAAATTATTTTCAGTGGCGTCACTCATTCCATTACCAATTTTAGTCTTTGCATCACTTGCAGTTAGTTCTGTAGTTGTTGCATAGTTCGTTAAAGCTTTTTCTTTTCGTAACCGCTTATTTGCAGCATTTGTTTTAGACAGGTCCAGAC is a genomic window containing:
- the LOC129960195 gene encoding uncharacterized protein LOC129960195 isoform X2 — encoded protein: MTVLGPGPGPGIGPGPGPGNRTIKAYVSVPGTPRYKTSSPSVMIERSSSPYFSSASNSPLLNSTVFQGSSLPSMPSNYAPVKSGTCPTSRTDANSVNKTLLNTSNQSKNLTSSQNFKPVSPSVLKQDIVTSSGTCILPSRTSLSTSPGLRSNSNSSSPLLIATVNVCSQNVSPVSAFSVTHSSLDLSKTNAANKRLRKEKALTNYATTTELTASDAKTKIGNGMSDATENNLPSESSAFDSVTSCHSNSVDGDKTLLNTPTRNPKRKRSFDNKNELQENRLGDMIASLPSGAKLPKVKTTQQLIADLQAKKGFSTVLSSESLTSVDSLHSSEAEVSRTKSELLKKFLISSQSVRSENNRESPVDESSVSVSDYGSRSVPDVSSVINTNLDVSSSISHPHPDPADEEVNKILSVLPPINPAEINLDDSSPPPRRRTSVTDGDLNRLNTRWEYVNGVYDCNGTWRPWQECTEQKSYMEESFQILPYVNID
- the LOC129960195 gene encoding mediator of RNA polymerase II transcription subunit 26-like isoform X1, translating into MQHSSYEIKEKLLQALDSEYNVVDMDAVLEVITALEKAIITKEALEKTRIGKYINELRKRTKNEQLARRAKELVKSWRKLLPQTSQRVNGEETHNSIVSSHGGMTVLGPGPGPGIGPGPGPGNRTIKAYVSVPGTPRYKTSSPSVMIERSSSPYFSSASNSPLLNSTVFQGSSLPSMPSNYAPVKSGTCPTSRTDANSVNKTLLNTSNQSKNLTSSQNFKPVSPSVLKQDIVTSSGTCILPSRTSLSTSPGLRSNSNSSSPLLIATVNVCSQNVSPVSAFSVTHSSLDLSKTNAANKRLRKEKALTNYATTTELTASDAKTKIGNGMSDATENNLPSESSAFDSVTSCHSNSVDGDKTLLNTPTRNPKRKRSFDNKNELQENRLGDMIASLPSGAKLPKVKTTQQLIADLQAKKGFSTVLSSESLTSVDSLHSSEAEVSRTKSELLKKFLISSQSVRSENNRESPVDESSVSVSDYGSRSVPDVSSVINTNLDVSSSISHPHPDPADEEVNKILSVLPPINPAEINLDDSSPPPRRRTSVTDGDLNRLNTRWEYVNGVYDCNGTWRPWQECTEQKSYMEESFQILPYVNID